A single Equus asinus isolate D_3611 breed Donkey chromosome 21, EquAss-T2T_v2, whole genome shotgun sequence DNA region contains:
- the LOC106823252 gene encoding 15 kDa protein B-like has translation MARVWKVLVLVVGLAAVACLAQSRLSYEEIVNLALRFFNQGRRGQPIFGLLEAIPPPSSNFTSKIPLNFRIKETVCVLDRLRRPQDCAFREDGEERTCIGSFFMLRRFRVLTVDCVPDRKQEQEQEQEGSRVRRSAQSPEAATEEIDSSKLPPAVRDAYEKAKYDIISNILANF, from the exons ATGGCAAGGGTCTGGAAGGTACTCGTGCTGGTGGTAGGCTTGGCAGCGGTGGCCTGTTTGGCCCAGAGCCGTCTGAGCTATGAGGAGATTGTCAACCTGGCCTTGCGGTTCTTCAATCAGGGGCGACGAGGACAGCCCATCTTCGGCCTGCTGGAAGCCATCCCACCACCTAGCTCA aaTTTCACCAGCAAGATCCCGCTCAACTTCAGGATTAAAGAGACGGTGTGCGTTTTAGACCGGCTGAGACGGCCCCAAGACTGTGCCTTCAGGGAGGACGGA GAGGAGCGGACCTGCATCGGCAGCTTCTTCATGCTGAGGCGTTTCCGCGTCCTGACCGTCGACTGCGTCCCCGACCGtaagcaggagcaggagcaggagcaggag GGCTCCCGGGTGAGGCGTTCTGCTCAGTCTCCTGAGGCAGCCACTGAGGAGATTGACAGCTCCAAGCTGCCACCTGCGGTCAGGGACGCGTACGAGAAAGCCAAGTACGACATCATCAGCAACATCCTGGCTAATTTCTAG